In Rhinopithecus roxellana isolate Shanxi Qingling chromosome 16, ASM756505v1, whole genome shotgun sequence, a single genomic region encodes these proteins:
- the RPL12 gene encoding 60S ribosomal protein L12 isoform X2 yields MPPKFDPNEIKVVYLRCTGGEVGATSALAPKIGPLGLSPKKVGDDIAKATGDWKGLRITVKLTIQNRQAQIEVVPSASALIIKALKEPPRDRKKQKNIKHSGNITFDEIINIARQMRHRSLARELSGTIKEILGTAQSVGCNVDGRHPHDIIDDINSGAVECPAS; encoded by the exons ATGCCGCCGAAGTTCGACCCCAATGAGATCAAAGTCG TATACCTGAGGTGCACCGGAGGTGAAGTCGGTGCCACTTCTGCGCTGGCCCCCAAGATCGGCCCCCTGGGTCTG TCTCCGAAAAAGGTGGGTGATGACATTGCCAAGGCAACAGGTGACTGGAAGGGCCTGAGGATTACAGTGAAACTGACCATTCAGAACAGACAGGCCCAG ATTGAGGTGGtgccttctgcctctgccctgaTCATCAAAGCCCTCAAGGAACCaccaagagacagaaagaaacagaaaaaca TTAAACACAGTGGGAATATCACTTTTGATGAGATCATCAACATTGCTCGACAGATGCGGCACCGATCCTTAGCCAGAGAACTCTCTG GAACCATTAAAGAGATCCTGGGGACTGCCCAGTCTGTGGGCTGTAATGTTGATGGCCGCCACCCTCATGACATCATAGATGACATCAACAGTGGTGCTGTGGAATGCCCAGCC AGTTAA
- the RPL12 gene encoding 60S ribosomal protein L12 isoform X1, with protein sequence MPPKFDPNEIKVVYLRCTGGEVGATSALAPKIGPLGLSPKKVGDDIAKATGDWKGLRITVKLTIQNRQAQIEVVPSASALIIKALKEPPRDRKKQKNIKHSGNITFDEIINIARQMRHRSLARELSGTIKEILGTAQSVGCNVDGRHPHDIIDDINSGAVECPAVSDFFASFSIVTIGAKGGPLNVFTEISWEVLEMVTGGVRIILLNFPSY encoded by the exons ATGCCGCCGAAGTTCGACCCCAATGAGATCAAAGTCG TATACCTGAGGTGCACCGGAGGTGAAGTCGGTGCCACTTCTGCGCTGGCCCCCAAGATCGGCCCCCTGGGTCTG TCTCCGAAAAAGGTGGGTGATGACATTGCCAAGGCAACAGGTGACTGGAAGGGCCTGAGGATTACAGTGAAACTGACCATTCAGAACAGACAGGCCCAG ATTGAGGTGGtgccttctgcctctgccctgaTCATCAAAGCCCTCAAGGAACCaccaagagacagaaagaaacagaaaaaca TTAAACACAGTGGGAATATCACTTTTGATGAGATCATCAACATTGCTCGACAGATGCGGCACCGATCCTTAGCCAGAGAACTCTCTG GAACCATTAAAGAGATCCTGGGGACTGCCCAGTCTGTGGGCTGTAATGTTGATGGCCGCCACCCTCATGACATCATAGATGACATCAACAGTGGTGCTGTGGAATGCCCAGCCGTAAGTGacttttttgcttcattttccaTTGTTACAATAGGGGCAAAAGGGGGGCCACTCAATGTATTCACAGAGATAAGCTGGGAAGTTTTGGAAATGGTTACTGGTGGGGTTCGGATAATCCTTTTAAACTTTCCCTCTTACTGa
- the ZNF79 gene encoding LOW QUALITY PROTEIN: zinc finger protein 79 (The sequence of the model RefSeq protein was modified relative to this genomic sequence to represent the inferred CDS: deleted 1 base in 1 codon), with product MLEEGVLPSPDPALPQEENTGEEAMAAGFLTAGPRGSTFFSSVTVAFAQEGWRCLVSTPRERYKEGIPEKSRNLVLLGLPVSQPGMNSQLEQREGTWMLEGEDLRSPSPGWKIVSESPPEQALSEESFQDPHVEMPPGDSDHRTSELKKSFSLRPVLSPQQRVPVEARPRKRETHTKSFKNSGIVKPHRAKPYACNECGKAFSYCSSLSQHQKSHTGEKPYECSECGKAFSQSSSLIQHQRIHTGEKPYKCGECGRAFSQNANLTKHQRTHTGEKPYRCSECEKAFSDCSALVQHQRIHTGEKPYECSDCGKAFRHSANLTNHQRTHTGEKPYKCSECGKAFSYCAAFIQHQRIHTGEKPYRCAACGKAFSQSANLTNHQRTHTGEKPYKCSECGKAFSQSTNLIIHQKTHTGEKPYKCNECGKFFSESSALIRHHIIHTGEKPYECNECGKAFNQSSSLSQHQRIHTGVKPYECSECGKAFRCSSAFIRHQRLHARE from the exons GGATCCACATTCTTCAGCAGTGTGACAGTAGCTTTTGCACAAGAAGGGTGGAGGTGCCTCGTGTCTACTCCAAGGGAGAGGTACAAGGAGGGGATACCAGAAAAGTCCAGGAACCTTGTCCTACTAG GACTTCCAGTTTCCCAGCCTGGCATGAACTCCCAGTTGGAACAAAGGGAAGGCACATGGATGCTGGAGGGCGAAGACCTGCGAAGTCCCTCTCCAG gctggaagaTTGTGTCTGAATCACCACCAGAGCAAGCCCTTTCTGAAGAATCATTCCAAGACCCCCATGTAGAGATGCCCCCTGGGGATTCAGACCACAGGACCAGTGAGCTTAAGAAGAGCTTCAGTCTGAGACCAGTCCTCTCTCCGCAACAGAGAGTGCCCGTGGAAGCAAGACCTCGCAAACGTGAGACGCACACCAAGAGCTTCAAGAACTCGGGAATCGTGAAACCTCACAGAGCAAAACCGTATGcatgtaatgaatgtggcaaagccttcagtTACTGTTCTTCCCTTTCTCAGCATCAGAAGagccacactggagagaagccctatgaGTGCAGTgagtgtgggaaggccttcagcCAGAGCTCATCTCTCATTCAGCACCAGAggattcacactggagagaaaccttacaagtgcgGTGAATGTGGAAGAGCCTTCAGCCAGAATGCCAACCTCACCAAACACCAGCGAACTCACACCGGAGAAAAGCCCTACAGATGCAGCGAGTGTGAGAAAGCCTTCAGTGACTGCTCAGCTCTTGTTcagcatcagagaattcataccgGAGAGAAGCCCTACGAATGCAGCGACTGTGGGAAGGCCTTCCGTCACAGTGCAAACCTCACGAACCACCAGAGGACTCACACTGGGGAGAAGCCCTACAAGTGCAGCgagtgtgggaaggccttcagTTATTGCGCAGCGTTCATTCAGCACCAGAGGATTCACACC GGGGAGAAGCCCTACAGATGTGCTGCgtgtgggaaggccttcagcCAGAGTGCAAACCTCACAAACCATCAGAGGACTCACACCGGGGAGAAACCCTACAAGTGCAGCgagtgtgggaaggccttcagcCAGAGTACGAATCTCATAATCCACCAAAAGACCCACACCGGGGAGAAGCCatacaaatgtaatgaatgtgggaaattCTTCAGTGAGAGCTCAGCCCTCATTCGACATCACATAATCCACACCGGAGAAAAACCTTATGAGTGTAACGAGTGTGGTAAAGCGTTTAACCAGAGCTCATCCCTTAGTCAGCATCAGAGAATCCACACAGGCGTGAAACCCTATGAATGCAGTGAGTGTGGGAAGGCCTTCCGGTGCAGCTCTGCCTTCATTAGACATCAGAGACTCCATGCCAGAGAGTAA